AATTTTTCCAGAATCTAGGAACTTGCGACTGCAAGCGTCTTGTATCTATTTGAGTTAGTTTATGAAGTATGGTATTGCCTGCATCTTTAATTAGTTCTGTAGTTGGGTCAAATGCTCTAACCCTACTCATCCCTTTCAAAGCTTCACTTCATCAATGGTTACACTAGGAACTTCCAAGTTCAACAAATCATTCTCCTCATTACCCCTCCTGCTCACCCTAAACAATTCAATATAGAATTTTCTTTAACTCAAACTACCTTCTCCATATTCATCATGACACTGCCACTTGCATTTAATAATTGTAGTTTCTTGATATAGAAATTTCTAATAAAGAACAATAGCTCTTTCATTTGTGAAGTGTTTTTTAATGATTCACCCATTTCTCTGTTCTACAAGGACAAAATGTTATTCTTGGGGAGGCACAGTACTACAAATTATACATATATATCATAATCTCATGTAGTAAAGAGTTATCAATAAAAGAGCATAGTTTGAAGAAAATGTCAAGGTTTGAGTGGtagataaatattttttattggttTGTATATCCATAGTGGGGCTCCTCCCACTATATGATCATTCTTTGACTTCCTTTCaaacaacccccctccccccctaccttcATAGTGATTAGACTAGTTGCATTCATTAGTAGATTCATAAGTGATAGCATTATAGACAACTAATATAGGCCCACAGCATACTTAAAACAGCATTCTTTTACAGGACTGCTCATCATTGCCTGGATCAGGTGTGTGTGAGATTGAGAACCTTCATCACTTTATCAATGACAAGTCCTGTTGGCTGAGCACCAAGACACTTCCAGAGGATACAAACAAAGTGACAGAGAAACTGGATATCACCTCCATCTGCCAAGCCAATGAAACTTGCCACTCTTTTGAGGAGTGTCTGTGCCAAAATGAGTGTAGGGAGAAGGCACTGGAGAAGCTACAGCAGAGTGCAGACTTTAGGGCCAAAACAAGCCGTAAAAGAACCTTCTCTGAAGCTGAAGGCATCCACTCTGTACTTGCCCACATGGCCAAGATACTCACTTCAGAGAATTCCCAGTGGCTGCTgaggaataaacaagaaaatgaagattcTCCAAGACCTGCAAAGTGTGTGATGTACAGGCCCCCTGGAGACCAGTGGCTTTGTAATGGGAACAATGCTTCCATTAGGACCTTACCTCATGCCCAGCTGCCCTCCCACTCCAACACTTGGCTTCTTAAAAACCTCAAAAACCAAAAGAATGCCcaagagaaggatgagaacgaaatggaaaaggaagcCTGCACAAGAGAGGATAACAGAATTACTTCTGAGGCTCTGTCTGAGGCTCTAAAGAGAGTCTCTGTGGATCCAACCAAGAGGAATGAGATGAGCAATATTAATGAAAGTTACAAAAAACTCTACACCTGCCTGCCCTCGCTCACCATCAAGGATCAGCCATGGCTGTTGCCTAGGGTAGTGAATTCAAACAAAGAGCTTTATGAGGATAATAAGTGGCAGGATAAAAAGGATAAAGCTGCCTCCAAACACCTTTGGCTCTCCTCTTCCCATGAGTTATCCAGTGCAAGGAGCAAGGAGAGTAGTAGTTTTAATTTTCCTAGTAAGCTGCAAAAATCTTCTTCAGTCCATAGTGGGGAAAAATCTTGGCTACTTCATTGACCTTTGAAAGTTCCTTAAATATCATGTAAGTGTCTGTTTCCCTAAATTGTGCTCTTTTTCCCTTGCCTATTTAGtacttgttttaattttctttacagTCCTACACTTGAGTCAATTTATATTCTTTCATTCCATCTCAGGTTATGAGAGGTGAACATCCTTCTCAAGATACTAATGTTACAAACAGCAGATGAAGGGTTCAGCAGTAGGCAAAACTTTGTGGGACAAGAAAGTCATTTATACAGTTTATTTTAATTTTACTGATAAATAAATTCTATAGACAATATAAGAATGCCACAGTTTTGTTATGCATATCATATTTTCTATTCTGaattatatacttttatatatatttcattatttacaaCATTTATGAagattaggatttttttttagttattagaGTTTAGGTTGAAAGGAAAGCAGTAGCTATATTTCTtatttacaaaagaaaataaataaaatttcatAATGCACATTGTGGATCAATTTTGAAGACAATATTTTAGTCATTTGTTTTGAAAAGGCAGCAACAGTGGTATTTTTTTGTTAAATGAGGAACCTTGGTGTTGCTGCCTCTATTTGGAAAAGGAGTTGATAGTAGGTTTGACTAGTCCCTTGACATCAATTATTGTTATATCTATACAAGATTTTTGTTTTCAGTATAAttgatcttgtttttttctaGTATAGTGTTGTTCTTTCCTTCAGTATGTCAGTTTAAGTTTTATATCAgttttaattacacacacacac
The DNA window shown above is from Eriocheir sinensis breed Jianghai 21 chromosome 3, ASM2467909v1, whole genome shotgun sequence and carries:
- the LOC127004513 gene encoding uncharacterized protein LOC127004513 yields the protein MSLEKLDLSVALKLAFVEDSLAKVDEYRTQLHQNAQKVKEEIHDVVDRQVGSLRMRERQLVRQVEVVTAHETCRLSTQQARLMHSKGALSATSSLLQRCVSTDSNTLSKIKVDEMFYSQEVQPAKHVSVQLDESAVSSAISQFGSVQLPDTITHHPSPVIPVKVEEYDDEEHDVLHKSVAGAASEPSSGSGSSSAPMHITVQFPRLNNQHNNWLFRQHSNGNTSGADALNPSKPHATPQNKSNDVAAWLGDLQLSSTVTGDDESSLFHCSEGFDMVATPATSESSSIEIVPLPQDCSSLPGSGVCEIENLHHFINDKSCWLSTKTLPEDTNKVTEKLDITSICQANETCHSFEECLCQNECREKALEKLQQSADFRAKTSRKRTFSEAEGIHSVLAHMAKILTSENSQWLLRNKQENEDSPRPAKCVMYRPPGDQWLCNGNNASIRTLPHAQLPSHSNTWLLKNLKNQKNAQEKDENEMEKEACTREDNRITSEALSEALKRVSVDPTKRNEMSNINESYKKLYTCLPSLTIKDQPWLLPRVVNSNKELYEDNKWQDKKDKAASKHLWLSSSHELSSARSKESSSFNFPSKLQKSSSVHSGEKSWLLH